A section of the Chloroflexota bacterium genome encodes:
- a CDS encoding translation initiation factor IF-3 codes for MSTKELRTNDGISPREVLLIDDQNEKLGVMPTVNALALARQKGLDLVEVAPNAVPPVAKLLDYGKYRYRQERKDRNSRKNQRSGDVKEVRFRPVTSDQDIDTKLKLMSKFLANGSKVKATVRMRGRERVYPELAAELLNKVVTRLDGIGHVENPISSESNGSFAVILVPGPDRGSVARRR; via the coding sequence ATGAGCACGAAAGAACTTCGCACCAACGATGGCATCAGCCCTCGCGAGGTTCTGTTGATCGACGATCAGAACGAGAAGCTGGGCGTCATGCCCACCGTCAACGCGCTCGCGTTGGCGCGCCAGAAGGGGCTTGATCTGGTCGAAGTGGCACCCAACGCCGTCCCGCCGGTGGCCAAGTTGCTCGATTACGGCAAGTACCGCTACCGGCAGGAGCGCAAGGACCGGAACAGCCGCAAGAACCAGCGATCCGGTGACGTAAAGGAGGTTCGCTTCCGGCCGGTCACCTCCGATCAAGACATCGACACCAAGCTGAAATTGATGTCCAAGTTCCTGGCCAACGGATCAAAGGTCAAGGCCACCGTGCGCATGCGCGGCCGCGAACGCGTCTATCCCGAACTGGCGGCTGAACTCCTCAACAAGGTGGTCACTCGGCTCGACGGCATCGGCCACGTGGAGAACCCGATCTCGTCCGAGAGCAACGGGTCGTTCGCGGTGATCCTGGTGCCCGGTCCCGACCGCGGCTCAGTAGCGCGGAGGCGCTAG
- a CDS encoding ATP-binding protein, giving the protein MYLPRIVDGELDTLCAELPAIAIEGARAVGKTESALRRSRTVHRLDDPAQFDVLSADPTRLAAGAPPILIDEWQRLPVSWDIVRRAVDADPFSPKFLLTGSATPAKAPTHTGAGRIVTVRMRPLSLAERGLCTPTIRLGDLLSGRESPIGGTSRLRLADYAEQITASGFPAIRGRSGRAARAYLDGYLERITDHHVHEQGRTIRDRELLRRWMAAYAAATSTTAAFERIRDAASPGEIAKPTKATTQVYRAALAGMWLIEPVPAWSPTRNRLRRLASAPVHQMVDPALAARLLDITADGLLAGRAGIPSVAREGSLLGALFQSLVTLSVRVYAQACEAKVFHLRTHSGEHEVDLIVQGLDGRLTAIEVKLSASVTDRDVRHLRWLKDRIGEELTNAVVVTTGPEAYRRRDGVCVIPAALLTA; this is encoded by the coding sequence ATGTACTTACCGCGAATAGTAGACGGCGAGCTCGACACCCTTTGCGCCGAACTACCGGCTATTGCTATCGAGGGCGCGCGCGCCGTCGGCAAGACCGAATCCGCACTGCGGCGCTCCCGAACCGTACACCGGCTGGACGACCCCGCGCAATTTGACGTTTTGTCGGCCGATCCGACGCGACTGGCTGCCGGTGCCCCTCCGATCTTGATCGACGAGTGGCAGCGGCTTCCGGTTTCCTGGGACATCGTGCGCCGCGCGGTTGACGCCGATCCTTTTTCGCCCAAGTTCTTGTTGACCGGATCGGCGACTCCCGCCAAGGCGCCTACCCACACCGGGGCGGGCAGGATAGTGACGGTGCGGATGCGACCGTTGTCACTCGCCGAACGGGGTTTGTGCACCCCTACCATCCGGTTGGGCGATCTTCTGAGCGGACGCGAATCGCCAATCGGCGGCACCTCTCGACTTCGGCTAGCAGATTACGCGGAGCAAATCACCGCCTCGGGATTCCCGGCCATTCGCGGGCGGTCCGGCCGCGCGGCGCGCGCATACCTGGACGGGTATCTGGAACGAATTACCGATCACCATGTCCACGAGCAAGGCCGCACAATCAGGGACCGGGAACTCCTTCGCCGGTGGATGGCCGCCTATGCGGCCGCAACGTCAACCACCGCCGCGTTCGAGCGGATCCGCGACGCGGCGTCACCGGGCGAAATCGCAAAGCCGACCAAAGCGACCACCCAGGTGTACCGGGCCGCGCTGGCGGGGATGTGGTTGATCGAACCGGTCCCGGCTTGGTCGCCGACGCGCAACCGGCTGCGGCGACTTGCGTCAGCTCCCGTTCACCAGATGGTCGACCCGGCGCTGGCGGCGCGCCTGCTGGATATAACGGCTGACGGGCTGCTCGCGGGTCGCGCCGGAATTCCCTCGGTTGCCCGCGAAGGCAGCCTGCTCGGCGCTCTTTTTCAATCGCTGGTGACGTTGTCAGTTCGGGTGTACGCGCAAGCTTGCGAGGCGAAAGTGTTTCACCTTCGGACGCATAGCGGGGAACACGAAGTCGACCTGATCGTGCAAGGCCTGGACGGCCGGTTGACAGCGATTGAAGTAAAGCTGTCCGCCAGCGTTACGGACCGCGATGTAAGGCACCTGCGTTGGCTCAAGGATCGGATTGGAGAAGAATTGACAAACGCAGTCGTGGTGACGACCGGACCGGAAGCTTACCGTCGGCGTGACGGGGTCTGCGTGATTCCGGCGGCACTGCTTACGGCCTGA
- a CDS encoding MoxR family ATPase: MASQTDLARRVIENVERVILGKRAEVELVLVALISQGHVLIEDVPGVGKTTLAKAFAQSIGSTFSRIQFTPDMLPSDIAGVSIYNQKTQEFEFRAGPIQAQIVLADEVNRATPKTQSALLEAMDERQVTVDGASYPLPSPFLVMATENPIEYEGTFPLPESQLDRFFMRITLGYADREAELAIIDSQLHSHPIDEVGQVISAAELEAAQAAVRNVYVDARVREYLVDVVRNTRSHPDLYLGGSTRAALALFRGAQALAELRGRDYVVPDDVKYLAEPVLAHRLITSPAARIRNLDTRTTVAEILDTVAVPGASAA, from the coding sequence ATGGCGTCCCAAACTGACCTTGCCCGCCGCGTGATCGAAAACGTTGAGCGGGTCATCCTCGGCAAGCGAGCCGAGGTCGAACTCGTCCTGGTGGCCCTGATCAGCCAGGGTCACGTCCTTATCGAGGACGTTCCGGGGGTCGGGAAGACGACGCTGGCCAAAGCATTCGCGCAATCGATCGGCAGCACTTTTTCCCGAATTCAATTCACACCCGACATGCTGCCCTCGGATATCGCCGGGGTGTCGATTTACAACCAAAAGACCCAGGAATTCGAGTTCCGGGCCGGCCCCATCCAAGCGCAAATAGTGCTGGCCGACGAGGTCAATCGCGCCACGCCCAAGACCCAATCCGCGCTGCTCGAAGCCATGGACGAACGGCAAGTCACGGTGGACGGGGCCTCCTACCCGCTTCCGAGTCCGTTCCTGGTAATGGCCACCGAAAACCCGATCGAATACGAAGGCACGTTCCCGTTGCCGGAATCGCAGCTGGATCGGTTCTTCATGCGAATCACCCTTGGATACGCCGACCGCGAAGCCGAGCTCGCAATAATCGACTCGCAGCTCCATTCCCATCCGATCGACGAGGTCGGACAGGTGATCAGCGCCGCCGAACTCGAAGCTGCTCAGGCCGCAGTCCGCAACGTCTACGTGGACGCGCGGGTTCGGGAGTACCTGGTCGACGTGGTCCGAAACACTCGCTCGCACCCCGACCTTTATCTGGGCGGAAGCACGCGGGCGGCCCTGGCCCTGTTCCGCGGAGCGCAGGCCCTGGCTGAATTGCGCGGCCGCGACTACGTGGTCCCCGACGATGTCAAGTACCTGGCCGAGCCGGTTCTGGCACATCGCCTAATCACGTCACCGGCAGCGCGGATCCGCAACCTCGACACCCGCACCACCGTCGCCGAAATCCTCGATACGGTGGCCGTCCCGGGAGCATCGGCAGCCTGA
- a CDS encoding methylated-DNA--[protein]-cysteine S-methyltransferase → MALASRIPSPANARRGLAALESRLRGSRDEPVKLDLAGTEFQREVWRALAKIESGETVTYGGLADRIGRTRTSARAVGSAVGANPVPVLVPCHRVLPAGGGTGNYRLGPALKHKLLAAERGGRAP, encoded by the coding sequence ATGGCCCTCGCGAGTCGGATTCCGAGTCCCGCCAACGCGCGCCGCGGGCTTGCAGCGCTCGAGTCCCGGCTGCGCGGGAGTCGGGACGAGCCAGTAAAGCTGGATTTGGCAGGCACCGAGTTTCAACGCGAAGTGTGGCGCGCCCTCGCCAAGATCGAATCGGGCGAAACGGTAACTTACGGGGGCTTGGCGGACCGGATTGGAAGGACCCGTACTAGCGCCCGCGCGGTGGGATCTGCGGTCGGGGCTAACCCGGTTCCGGTGCTCGTCCCCTGCCACCGGGTGCTGCCGGCCGGCGGCGGCACCGGCAATTACCGCCTCGGGCCGGCCCTCAAGCACAAGCTGCTGGCCGCCGAACGCGGCGGGCGGGCTCCCTGA
- the nadC gene encoding carboxylating nicotinate-nucleotide diphosphorylase, with translation MDPGPVISFLELVLAEDIGSGDVTSAAVFRRDQRDSFKVRAKRGGVLAGAPLAAALLLTHDPDLEIGLPTPEGSRLRTGDVLLEVSGSVRSILEGERVALNLLGRLSGIATLTSRFVAAIAGSNAKLLDTRKTGLGTRYLDKYAVRCGGGHNHRIGLFDAVLVKDNHIAAAGSIRAAVDALARTGWSPGQIEIECDTPTQVRECLECGVGMVLLDNMTPDRLAEMVDLVAGRCELEASGGVTLENVAAVAASGVDYVSVGAITHSAPALDVSLGTGD, from the coding sequence CTGGACCCGGGCCCGGTCATTTCATTCCTTGAACTCGTCCTGGCCGAGGACATAGGCTCCGGCGACGTGACTTCGGCAGCGGTGTTCCGGCGCGACCAGAGGGACTCCTTCAAGGTCCGCGCCAAGCGCGGCGGGGTTCTGGCCGGCGCGCCGTTGGCGGCGGCACTGCTGCTGACCCACGACCCGGATCTCGAGATTGGGCTGCCGACTCCCGAGGGATCGCGACTGCGGACCGGCGATGTCCTGCTCGAGGTCTCAGGTTCGGTTCGTTCGATCCTCGAAGGCGAGCGGGTGGCATTGAATCTGCTGGGACGGCTAAGTGGCATCGCGACGCTGACGTCGCGGTTCGTTGCGGCGATCGCGGGCAGCAATGCCAAGTTGCTCGACACCCGCAAGACAGGGTTGGGCACCCGCTACCTGGACAAGTACGCGGTCCGTTGCGGCGGCGGGCACAATCACCGCATCGGACTTTTCGACGCGGTGCTGGTGAAGGACAACCACATCGCCGCCGCCGGTTCGATCAGGGCCGCGGTCGATGCCCTGGCGCGAACCGGCTGGTCGCCCGGCCAGATCGAGATCGAATGCGATACACCGACTCAGGTCCGGGAATGTCTCGAATGCGGCGTCGGCATGGTACTGCTCGACAACATGACCCCCGATCGCCTGGCGGAGATGGTGGATTTGGTCGCTGGCCGCTGCGAACTCGAAGCATCCGGCGGGGTGACCCTGGAAAACGTCGCCGCGGTTGCCGCCAGCGGCGTCGATTACGTCTCGGTCGGCGCGATAACCCATTCGGCGCCGGCACTGGACGTCAGCCTGGGCACCGGCGACTGA
- the nadB gene encoding L-aspartate oxidase, whose product MPAEDSQTNRPVQQMRECDLLIVGTGLAGLVAALASAPHLRVLIITKATIDESNTYYAQGGIAAALGTDDSPDRHFQDTISVGAAISNRSAVRALVNSARDAITELIAHGVSFDTHGDQLARGLEAAHSVPRILHSGGAATGLAIQTALSAAARSSAIEIIENAQMLDLLVEGGRCRGARVLATESGEQFECRAPVTVLATGGAGRLYARTSNPSIATGDGIAAALRAGAVVTNLEFMQFHPTALDMPGRPAHLLSEALRGSGATVVDRSGRRFLAGADERAELAPRDVVARAIARRLLQTGPGGVLLDARGISGGPPSVQFAALWRTLDEFGLDMDREPVPVSPVAHYLIGGIRTDDFGRSSLPGLYAAGETASTGAHGANRLASNSLLEAVVFARRVAELVTSDADWRGWEFTPARPIAVDARPMDFERPRLQEVMWRDVGIFRSGDGLARASAELARMAARPAATDRADQESANLAVVGMMSARAALDRTESRGTHFRSDHPGTDPGQAVANSYRLARKAG is encoded by the coding sequence ATGCCAGCCGAAGATTCACAGACCAATCGACCTGTCCAGCAAATGCGCGAATGCGATCTGCTGATCGTAGGCACTGGCCTGGCCGGGTTGGTGGCGGCGCTGGCCTCGGCACCCCACCTGCGTGTCTTGATTATCACCAAGGCCACGATTGACGAATCCAACACTTATTACGCCCAGGGGGGAATCGCGGCCGCGCTCGGCACCGACGATTCGCCCGACCGACACTTCCAGGACACGATCAGCGTCGGGGCCGCAATCTCAAATCGCTCTGCGGTCCGCGCCCTGGTCAACAGCGCTCGTGACGCCATAACCGAGCTAATCGCGCACGGAGTCTCTTTCGATACCCACGGCGACCAGCTGGCGCGAGGCTTGGAAGCGGCCCATTCGGTGCCGCGCATCCTGCATTCCGGCGGCGCCGCCACCGGGCTCGCCATCCAGACCGCGCTATCGGCGGCCGCGCGTTCCAGCGCTATCGAGATCATCGAAAACGCCCAGATGCTGGATCTGCTGGTCGAAGGCGGGCGCTGCCGCGGCGCGCGCGTGCTGGCTACCGAAAGCGGCGAGCAATTCGAATGCCGGGCGCCGGTAACGGTGCTGGCCACCGGCGGCGCCGGCCGGTTGTACGCGCGGACCTCGAACCCATCGATCGCCACCGGCGACGGAATCGCGGCCGCGCTCCGCGCCGGCGCGGTCGTAACCAATCTCGAATTCATGCAGTTCCATCCGACCGCGCTCGACATGCCGGGCCGTCCGGCGCACCTCCTCTCGGAGGCCCTTCGCGGATCCGGGGCCACGGTCGTCGACCGCTCCGGACGGAGATTCCTGGCCGGCGCCGACGAGCGGGCCGAACTGGCTCCCCGCGACGTGGTGGCGCGCGCGATTGCCCGCCGATTGCTGCAAACAGGTCCCGGCGGCGTCCTCCTCGACGCCCGCGGAATTTCCGGCGGACCGCCGTCGGTTCAGTTCGCGGCGCTGTGGCGGACGCTAGACGAATTCGGGCTCGACATGGACCGGGAGCCGGTCCCGGTGTCGCCGGTCGCCCACTATCTGATTGGGGGGATACGTACCGACGACTTTGGTCGCAGCAGTCTGCCCGGTCTCTACGCGGCCGGCGAAACCGCCTCGACCGGCGCCCACGGCGCGAACCGCCTTGCGTCGAATTCGCTGCTTGAGGCGGTGGTGTTCGCCCGTCGCGTTGCCGAACTGGTGACCAGCGACGCCGACTGGCGGGGCTGGGAGTTCACACCGGCCCGGCCGATCGCGGTCGATGCCCGCCCGATGGACTTTGAGCGTCCCCGCTTGCAGGAGGTGATGTGGCGTGATGTCGGGATATTCCGGAGCGGCGACGGCCTGGCCAGGGCCTCGGCCGAATTGGCCCGCATGGCCGCCCGCCCGGCGGCAACGGACCGGGCCGACCAGGAATCGGCCAACCTTGCCGTTGTCGGCATGATGTCCGCCCGCGCCGCCCTGGACCGCACCGAGAGCCGCGGAACCCACTTCCGCAGCGACCACCCGGGTACCGACCCGGGACAGGCGGTCGCCAACTCCTACCGCCTTGCCCGGAAGGCCGGGTGA
- a CDS encoding MoxR family ATPase, which produces MNPQHFQLFAERVTDNVSKVVIGKRAEIERVLIALLCRGHVLLEDVPGTGKTMFARALAVSLGGNFARIQFTPDLLPNDITGVAVFDSANLRFDYRPGPVFTNVLLADEINRATPRTQAAMLECMGERQISIEGQTRPLPDPFMVLATQNPVEFEGTFPLPEAQLDRFFMRTALGYPQPSEEVSILYSQRSGHPIESLSAVAELDELKSLQDQVGQVHVEDSVADYLVGLINMVRAHPAVSIGASTRAALALFQAAQAKAVLSGENFATPDDVKEIAPFILTHRLLLEPDSVVRGVTPAQVVDQVLGTAEVELAPAAAS; this is translated from the coding sequence TTGAATCCGCAACATTTTCAGCTTTTCGCTGAACGCGTCACCGACAACGTTTCCAAGGTGGTGATCGGCAAGCGCGCAGAAATCGAGCGCGTGCTGATCGCGCTGCTCTGCCGCGGCCACGTCCTGCTGGAGGACGTTCCCGGGACCGGCAAGACGATGTTTGCGCGCGCGCTGGCGGTATCGCTCGGCGGGAACTTCGCCCGCATCCAATTCACCCCGGACCTGCTGCCCAACGACATCACCGGAGTGGCGGTGTTTGACTCGGCGAACCTGCGGTTCGACTATCGGCCCGGTCCAGTGTTTACCAACGTCCTGCTGGCCGATGAAATCAACCGGGCAACGCCGCGAACCCAGGCGGCGATGCTCGAGTGCATGGGCGAGCGACAGATTTCGATCGAGGGCCAGACCCGACCACTGCCCGACCCGTTCATGGTGCTGGCCACCCAGAATCCGGTCGAGTTCGAGGGGACGTTCCCCCTCCCCGAAGCCCAGCTGGACCGTTTCTTCATGCGCACCGCGCTCGGCTATCCGCAGCCTTCCGAAGAGGTTTCGATCCTCTACAGCCAGCGCTCCGGCCACCCGATCGAATCGCTGTCGGCGGTCGCCGAGCTGGACGAGCTCAAATCACTTCAGGACCAGGTGGGTCAGGTCCATGTCGAGGATTCGGTGGCCGACTACCTCGTCGGGCTAATCAACATGGTGCGCGCCCACCCGGCGGTATCGATCGGCGCCAGCACCCGCGCTGCGCTGGCCCTGTTCCAGGCCGCCCAGGCCAAGGCGGTCCTCTCCGGCGAGAACTTCGCTACCCCGGACGACGTCAAGGAAATCGCGCCGTTCATCCTCACTCACCGACTGTTGCTCGAACCGGATTCGGTCGTGCGCGGGGTCACCCCGGCCCAGGTAGTCGACCAGGTCCTGGGGACCGCGGAAGTCGAACTGGCGCCGGCCGCCGCCTCGTGA
- a CDS encoding DUF58 domain-containing protein has translation MITAVFVALALAVVALASRLSDFFLLAYLFIGLYLANLAWIRLAGPGLRVRREFQKRSFLGESSTVELVVENRNWLPVPWLNLNEQIPVELGHRDALNLAVALPPRAERRYRYEITGGQRGVYLLGPLEISYGDVFGIHRREARIREGERKYVYPRIIPIPDLGLPSTTPMGTERSAVRIYEDPSRVAGVREYTPSDSPRLINWKASAARGQLLVRQLQPAVSHEVLIVVDLNPNEYSSGWAPYASELSITGAASFANNLIERRQAVGLIVNGLDRNEEISRPAAQLAMRTRQLRNPSVPIGRGRRHLMGILEMLARSAMLPRADFSAQVRNHLARLSFGSTIVMFAGGRTNHLPMLKRMQRQGHKVMVIYSDPEHAAAAQAKASSVAINAFVATDREDYANWGRRLRPAS, from the coding sequence GTGATCACCGCGGTCTTCGTGGCCCTGGCCCTCGCGGTCGTGGCCCTGGCCTCGCGGCTGTCGGATTTCTTCCTGCTGGCCTACCTTTTCATCGGCCTGTACCTGGCCAATCTGGCCTGGATTCGGCTGGCCGGGCCCGGTCTGCGGGTTCGACGCGAATTCCAGAAGCGTTCATTCCTGGGAGAGAGCTCAACCGTCGAACTGGTGGTCGAAAACCGCAACTGGCTGCCGGTCCCATGGCTGAACCTGAACGAGCAGATCCCGGTGGAACTGGGGCACCGCGACGCCTTGAACCTGGCCGTGGCGCTGCCGCCGCGGGCGGAACGGCGCTACCGCTACGAAATCACCGGCGGGCAGCGCGGCGTCTATCTGCTCGGTCCGCTGGAAATCTCCTACGGCGACGTGTTCGGAATCCACCGCCGCGAAGCCAGAATCCGCGAAGGCGAACGCAAGTACGTTTACCCGCGAATCATCCCGATTCCCGATCTGGGCCTGCCGTCGACGACGCCAATGGGGACCGAACGGTCGGCGGTGCGCATTTACGAAGACCCGAGCCGGGTGGCGGGGGTACGCGAGTACACACCCTCCGACAGCCCGAGGCTGATCAACTGGAAGGCGTCGGCGGCGCGCGGGCAACTCCTTGTCCGGCAGCTGCAACCCGCCGTCAGCCATGAGGTCCTTATTGTCGTGGACCTAAATCCGAACGAGTATTCCAGCGGTTGGGCGCCGTACGCCAGCGAGCTTTCGATTACCGGGGCGGCGTCGTTTGCCAACAATCTGATCGAGCGCCGCCAGGCGGTCGGCCTGATCGTAAACGGACTAGACCGGAACGAAGAGATCTCAAGACCGGCCGCCCAGCTGGCCATGCGCACCCGCCAGTTGCGCAACCCCAGCGTCCCCATCGGGCGCGGACGGCGCCACCTGATGGGAATCCTGGAGATGCTGGCGAGGTCGGCGATGCTGCCGCGCGCTGATTTTTCAGCCCAAGTCCGCAACCACCTGGCGCGGCTGAGTTTCGGCTCCACGATAGTCATGTTTGCCGGGGGCCGAACCAACCATTTGCCGATGCTTAAGCGCATGCAGCGCCAGGGTCACAAGGTGATGGTCATCTATTCCGACCCCGAACACGCCGCTGCGGCCCAGGCCAAGGCCAGCAGCGTCGCAATCAACGCGTTTGTGGCCACCGACCGGGAGGACTATGCAAATTGGGGCCGCCGGCTCCGGCCGGCTTCTTGA
- a CDS encoding DUF4129 domain-containing protein: MQIGAAGSGRLLERYALSALLVALVATFMINFAFLSWQFTSEPVFAFTTAITTVAIFGLRLHMTAIADRDVRAPVTWRDWMGFTLPAMAVIRILTGAFVGLDPGAGFDPLFAGLRDILFSLESLVLFGALSAAWFTAAAMADSVNSLCYVEDKSPPPRDTADFYTWQAMRALVIPRNQAVERIRVGALIGAILVATIAAILILLPTALRGEGAAVIQRAVQLPVVFAYFLFMFATLSFANYARNRAGWSEAGTHVSDAVAPVWLRTSALVIGLGLLVASLLPAFFIPNMEYFGGYLLKGVVIAWQIVTLPVFLVMAVLSFLASLIFGQIDDALVTDTARGEVQMFGQTVDSITYTYMQGLFVFTLLTVALYFIYRRAFATGRPGRGSRYMDFFQMLLGFLWSLLRSLAVAPYALGKAGAKVVAEKIAAAQSRNVPSAAPLPATNLDRLWEAFAEVIAAAERVQVFRPPSLTAREFGQRLIDQLGIEPEPVAAAADAFNRARYDPLQVSAAAVEDMRVLRDQICGAIETRRGESAGPED; encoded by the coding sequence ATGCAAATTGGGGCCGCCGGCTCCGGCCGGCTTCTTGAACGTTACGCCCTAAGCGCGCTGCTGGTGGCCCTAGTCGCCACCTTCATGATCAACTTCGCGTTCTTGAGTTGGCAGTTCACCAGCGAACCGGTTTTCGCTTTCACCACCGCCATTACGACGGTGGCTATTTTTGGCCTGCGCCTGCACATGACCGCCATTGCCGACCGCGACGTGCGAGCGCCGGTCACCTGGCGGGACTGGATGGGTTTCACTCTGCCGGCGATGGCGGTAATTCGGATCCTGACCGGCGCATTCGTGGGCCTGGATCCCGGCGCCGGATTCGATCCATTGTTCGCCGGATTGCGGGACATCCTCTTTTCGCTCGAGTCGCTGGTGCTCTTCGGCGCCCTCTCGGCGGCATGGTTCACCGCCGCGGCCATGGCCGATTCGGTCAATTCACTCTGCTACGTGGAAGACAAGAGCCCGCCGCCGCGCGATACCGCCGATTTCTACACCTGGCAGGCGATGCGCGCGCTCGTCATTCCACGTAACCAGGCGGTCGAACGAATACGCGTCGGAGCGCTGATCGGGGCGATCCTGGTCGCGACGATTGCCGCCATATTGATTCTTCTGCCGACCGCGCTGCGCGGCGAGGGTGCGGCGGTCATACAACGGGCCGTGCAGCTCCCGGTTGTATTCGCCTATTTCCTATTCATGTTCGCGACTCTGAGCTTTGCCAATTACGCCCGCAACAGGGCCGGCTGGAGCGAGGCCGGCACCCACGTGTCGGACGCGGTCGCCCCGGTTTGGCTGCGGACGAGCGCGTTGGTAATCGGCCTCGGCCTGCTGGTCGCCAGCTTGCTGCCGGCGTTCTTCATTCCCAACATGGAATATTTCGGCGGTTACCTGCTCAAGGGCGTGGTGATCGCCTGGCAGATCGTCACCCTCCCGGTATTCCTGGTGATGGCCGTGCTAAGTTTCCTGGCATCGCTGATATTCGGACAAATCGACGATGCCCTGGTCACCGACACCGCGCGCGGCGAGGTGCAGATGTTCGGCCAGACCGTCGATTCGATCACGTACACCTACATGCAGGGACTTTTCGTGTTTACCCTGCTGACCGTCGCGCTTTATTTCATCTATCGTCGCGCGTTTGCCACCGGTCGGCCCGGCCGCGGGTCCCGCTACATGGATTTCTTCCAAATGCTGCTGGGTTTCCTGTGGTCCCTGCTGCGTTCGCTGGCGGTCGCGCCCTATGCGCTTGGTAAGGCCGGCGCGAAGGTAGTGGCCGAAAAGATTGCGGCGGCCCAGTCGCGGAACGTCCCCAGCGCCGCGCCGCTGCCGGCGACCAACCTTGACCGGCTCTGGGAAGCGTTCGCCGAAGTCATCGCCGCCGCCGAGCGGGTGCAGGTGTTCCGGCCGCCAAGCCTGACGGCGCGGGAATTCGGGCAGCGGCTGATCGATCAGTTGGGGATCGAACCCGAACCGGTGGCCGCGGCGGCGGACGCGTTCAATAGGGCACGCTACGACCCGCTGCAAGTGTCCGCCGCCGCGGTCGAGGACATGCGGGTCTTGCGCGACCAAATCTGCGGCGCGATCGAAACGCGCCGCGGGGAATCGGCGGGGCCGGAAGACTAG
- a CDS encoding YebC/PmpR family DNA-binding transcriptional regulator, protein MIAAMSGHSKWSTIKRKKGANDAKRGQIFSKLAREIMVAARSGGEVIENNNRLAMVVQRARAVNMPNANIERAIARGAGGGDAANMEEITYAGYASGGIALLIDVITDNRNRSVAQIRNTLEGAGGRMADTASVAWLFENQGQILVEAAGRDFDDVFEAAVEAGADDVEAADGQISILTGPSDLDSVRRSLVAGGLEVKQSELIRVATNPVAASDRDSTALLKLIDALEELDDVRQVESNLELSDELVADFAAG, encoded by the coding sequence TTGATCGCCGCCATGTCAGGACACTCCAAATGGTCGACGATCAAGCGCAAAAAGGGCGCCAATGACGCCAAGCGCGGCCAGATTTTCTCCAAGCTGGCGCGCGAGATCATGGTCGCCGCGCGCAGCGGCGGCGAGGTGATCGAAAACAACAACCGCCTGGCGATGGTGGTGCAGCGGGCCAGGGCCGTGAACATGCCCAACGCCAACATAGAGCGAGCGATCGCACGCGGTGCCGGAGGGGGCGACGCGGCCAACATGGAGGAGATTACGTACGCCGGTTACGCCTCCGGCGGCATCGCCCTGTTGATCGACGTGATCACCGACAACCGCAACCGCTCCGTGGCCCAAATCCGCAATACGCTGGAGGGCGCCGGCGGCCGGATGGCCGACACCGCGTCAGTGGCGTGGCTGTTTGAAAACCAGGGGCAGATTCTGGTCGAGGCGGCCGGCCGGGACTTCGACGATGTCTTCGAGGCGGCGGTCGAGGCCGGCGCCGATGACGTTGAAGCGGCCGATGGCCAAATATCGATCCTGACCGGTCCCTCCGATCTGGATTCGGTGCGGCGTTCGCTGGTCGCGGGCGGACTCGAAGTCAAGCAGTCCGAACTGATCCGGGTCGCCACCAATCCGGTCGCGGCCTCGGACCGAGATTCCACCGCCCTGCTAAAGCTGATCGATGCCCTGGAAGAACTTGACGACGTGCGCCAGGTCGAATCAAACCTCGAGCTCTCCGACGAGCTGGTAGCTGATTTCGCCGCCGGCTGA
- a CDS encoding crossover junction endodeoxyribonuclease RuvC — MISPPADDLTLGIDPGTANLGWALVSGDAQPNLVEWGVIHSPRRSSLGERLEAIDKGLRQILASHPVTDLAIERQVFVKNVTNAASVFCACGVIMLAAHQNGLRVAEYTPTQIKAAVTGSGNAGKRDVQDWLTRILECKTPITPDHAADAAAAAICHIHNRDIERGLGRRIA; from the coding sequence CTGATTTCGCCGCCGGCTGATGACCTGACCCTGGGCATCGATCCGGGGACCGCCAACCTCGGCTGGGCGCTCGTCAGCGGCGACGCGCAGCCGAACCTAGTGGAGTGGGGAGTGATCCATTCACCACGGCGCAGCAGCCTGGGCGAACGACTCGAAGCGATCGATAAGGGTCTGCGCCAGATCCTCGCCAGCCACCCGGTGACCGATCTGGCGATCGAACGGCAGGTGTTCGTCAAGAACGTGACCAATGCCGCGTCGGTCTTCTGCGCTTGCGGGGTGATCATGCTGGCCGCCCACCAGAACGGGTTGCGGGTTGCCGAATACACGCCCACCCAGATCAAAGCGGCGGTGACCGGTTCGGGCAACGCCGGGAAGCGAGACGTTCAGGACTGGCTGACCAGGATCCTTGAGTGCAAGACTCCGATAACGCCCGATCACGCCGCCGACGCGGCAGCGGCCGCTATCTGCCACATCCATAACCGCGACATTGAGCGCGGGCTCGGCCGCCGAATAGCGTGA